In a single window of the Etheostoma spectabile isolate EspeVRDwgs_2016 chromosome 3, UIUC_Espe_1.0, whole genome shotgun sequence genome:
- the p2ry1 gene encoding P2Y purinoceptor 1, with protein MTTDLNLTSMLNVTDLHNHTRGCSLTRTGFQFYYLPTVYIMVFITGLVGNSLAIWMFVCHMRPWSSISVYMFNLALADFCYVLSLPFLIFYYFNKTDWIFGDVMCRLQRFIFHVNLYGSILFLTCISVHRYTGVVHPLKSLGRLKKKNAVITSALVWVVVVIAISPILYYSRTGLKRNATTCYDTTTEDELPGYFIYSMTLTVFGFCIPFIIIFCCYGMIVKALICNDMNNAHLRQKSIHLVIIVLAVFAVSYLPFHVMKNFNMRARLYFQGPDMCDFNNRVYATYQVTRGLASLNSCVDPILYFLAGDTFRRKLSRATKKPSRKGDNVLQSKSEETALNSLAEYVENGDRRL; from the coding sequence ATGACCACAGACCTGAACTTGACCTCCATGCTGAATGTAACAGATCTCCACAATCACACGAGAGGATGTTCGCTCACCAGGACCGGCTTCCAGTTCTACTACCTGCCCACTGTTTACATCATGGTCTTCATCACAGGGCTGGTGGGCAACAGCCTAGCCATATGGATGTTTGTGTGCCACATGAGACCCTGGAGCAGCATCTCCGTCTACATGTTCAACCTGGCTCTGGCTGACTTCTGCTACGTCCTCTCTCTGCCCTTCCTCATCTTCTACTACTTCAACAAAACAGACTGGATATTCGGGGACGTTATGTGCCGACTGCAGCGTTTCATATTCCATGTGAATCTTTACGGTAGTATTCTGTTTCTGACCTGCATCAGTGTTCACAGGTACACCGGGGTTGTGCACCCGCTCAAGTCTCTGGGCCgactgaagaagaaaaatgcgGTTATTACCAGTGCGTTGGTGTGGGTGGTGGTTGTTATAGCTATCTCCCCCATCCTGTATTATTCCAGGACTGGCTTGAAGCGTAATGCAACCACTTGTTATGACACGACCACTGAGGATGAGTTACCTGGTTATTTTATCTACAGCATGACTTTGACTGTGTTTGGGTTCTGCATCCCCTTCATTATCATATTCTGTTGCTACGGCATGATCGTCAAAGCGTTGATCTGCAATGATATGAACAACGCGCACTTGCGGCAGAAATCGATCCACCTGGTTATCATCGTGCTCGCCGTCTTCGCCGTCTCCTACCTGCCTTTCCACGTGATGAAGAACTTCAACATGAGGGCCAGGCTGTACTTCCAGGGCCCCGACATGTGTGATTTTAACAACCGTGTCTACGCCACTTACCAGGTGACACGGGGGCTGGCTAGCCTCAATAGCTGTGTGGATCCTATTCTTTACTTCCTGGCTGGAGATACTTTCAGGAGGAAGCTGTCACGGGCCACTAAAAAGCCCTCCAGGAAGGGGGACAATGTCCTGCAGTCCAAGAGCGAGGAGACGGCTCTCAACAGCCTGGCGGAGTATGTGGAGAATGGGGACCGTAGGCTGTGA